The following coding sequences are from one Geothrix sp. window:
- a CDS encoding PstS family phosphate ABC transporter substrate-binding protein, protein MRIRFLAQTVLAALVGLTATAQTVKVDPKLTTYKKVSGISGNLNSIGSDTLNNLMAYWVEGFNKKYPNVKIQVEGKGSTTAPPALIESTSQLGPMSREMKNEEADKFEKKFGYKPTKVAVAIDTLAVFVNKGNPIKALSMQQVDAIFSKTRKGGLEKDIKTWGDLGLTGDAANRPLSLYGRNSASGTYGYFKEHALFKGDYKDTVKEQPGSSSVVQSVGSDKFAIGYSGIGYATSGVRAVPLSDAKKNDGAAFAATYENALSGKYPLARFLYIYINKDPKKPMDPLTSEFLKFVLSKEGQEIVVKDGFLPLTAKMETEEIAKLK, encoded by the coding sequence ATGAGGATCCGATTCCTGGCCCAGACCGTTCTGGCCGCCCTGGTTGGTCTGACCGCGACCGCCCAGACCGTCAAGGTGGACCCGAAGCTCACCACCTACAAGAAGGTCTCCGGCATCAGCGGAAACCTCAACTCGATCGGTTCCGACACCCTGAACAACCTGATGGCCTACTGGGTCGAGGGGTTCAACAAGAAATACCCCAACGTGAAGATCCAGGTGGAAGGCAAGGGATCCACCACCGCCCCCCCGGCACTCATCGAGAGCACCAGCCAGCTGGGCCCCATGAGCCGTGAGATGAAGAACGAGGAAGCCGACAAGTTCGAGAAGAAGTTCGGCTACAAGCCCACCAAGGTGGCCGTGGCCATCGACACCCTCGCGGTGTTCGTGAACAAGGGCAATCCCATCAAGGCCCTCAGCATGCAGCAGGTGGATGCGATCTTCTCGAAGACCCGCAAGGGCGGCCTCGAGAAGGACATCAAGACCTGGGGCGACCTGGGCCTGACCGGGGATGCCGCCAACCGCCCCCTCAGCCTCTACGGCCGCAACAGCGCCAGCGGCACCTACGGCTACTTCAAGGAGCACGCGCTCTTCAAGGGCGACTACAAGGACACCGTGAAGGAACAGCCGGGCTCCTCCTCTGTGGTCCAGAGCGTGGGTTCCGACAAGTTCGCCATCGGCTACAGCGGCATCGGCTATGCCACCTCCGGCGTCCGGGCGGTCCCCCTGTCCGATGCCAAGAAGAATGATGGGGCCGCCTTCGCCGCCACCTACGAGAACGCGCTGAGTGGCAAGTACCCCCTGGCCCGCTTCCTCTACATCTACATCAACAAGGATCCCAAGAAGCCGATGGATCCCCTGACCAGCGAGTTCCTCAAGTTCGTGCTCAGCAAGGAAGGCCAGGAGATCGTCGTGAAGGACGGCTTCCTGCCCCTCACCGCCAAGATGGAAACCGAAGAGATCGCCAAGCTGAAGTAG
- a CDS encoding Rne/Rng family ribonuclease: MSPKKTMMINATDPEEIRVATLIDGVLFDYDVEFLHNEKIKGNLYKARVVRVDTSLQAAFVHFGGQKNGFLPLGELPRELSGDGRRARIQDVLQRDQEILVQAVREELGSKGAMMTGQVSLAGRYLVITPGNPVNGISRKIEATEERRHFKQLIDTLEIPEDIGVIVRTASLGVTKEDFQRDLEYLLDTYKEVLNRYKHRHGVGLVWQEDDVVTRTLRDTFTADVEEVQIDDEDTFRAAQSFFKRTMPQHLDVLKHYSGKKPLFSRHQLEEQIDRVYGRKVGLPSGGALVLDQTEALVAIDVNSGKTSGDGVEDMAFKTNMEAAEEVARQLRLRDLAGLIAIDFIDMKRESHIRSVQDKLVDCLKADKARMEVGKINRFGVLVMTRQRIRPSLQHVNHESCPTCAGTGKVKTIEAMALSVVRKLHGILAKGGIGEIRVKLAPAIAAAVLNEKRSDLTLMEEESDAKILIQADWSMSYGEMSAEIERAEEAPVEKPAPKPHREKGAPEDETVVLGGDSPISFEKALGLHGDGPKDAKKEAFKYDRRDLQRAALDERERLRALFESAKPEDDEMEDGPEEPGDESKGDGTKRKRRRRRRKGGADRGEGATQAGSPEGARPVVTEPMPEPPKATPGLVASLLTPSPRPRIGAAPQVAEAAVAEAPKPKRTPRAKVSSAPEPAAAPTPVPEPIPEPAAPVKKKAAPKAKASAKSPAKKEKAEKEKAEKPAETAPKPKATRAKKAKAE, translated from the coding sequence TTGAGCCCCAAGAAAACCATGATGATCAACGCCACGGATCCCGAAGAGATCCGCGTCGCCACCCTGATCGACGGCGTGTTGTTCGACTACGACGTCGAGTTCCTGCACAACGAGAAGATCAAGGGCAACCTCTACAAGGCCCGGGTGGTCCGCGTGGACACCAGCCTGCAGGCGGCCTTCGTCCACTTCGGCGGCCAGAAGAACGGCTTCCTGCCCCTGGGCGAACTGCCCCGCGAGCTGAGCGGCGACGGCCGCCGCGCCCGCATCCAGGACGTCCTGCAGCGCGACCAGGAGATCCTGGTCCAGGCCGTCCGCGAGGAGCTGGGCAGCAAGGGCGCCATGATGACCGGCCAGGTCAGCCTGGCAGGCCGCTACCTGGTGATCACCCCCGGCAACCCCGTGAACGGCATCAGCCGGAAGATCGAGGCCACCGAGGAGCGCCGCCACTTCAAGCAGCTCATCGACACCCTCGAGATTCCCGAGGACATCGGCGTCATCGTCCGCACGGCCAGCCTGGGCGTGACCAAGGAGGACTTCCAGCGTGACCTGGAGTACCTCCTGGACACCTACAAGGAAGTGCTGAACCGCTACAAGCACCGCCACGGCGTGGGCCTCGTGTGGCAGGAGGATGACGTCGTCACCCGCACCCTGCGCGACACCTTCACGGCCGACGTGGAGGAAGTGCAGATCGACGACGAGGACACCTTCCGGGCCGCCCAGTCCTTCTTCAAGCGCACCATGCCCCAGCATCTCGACGTGCTGAAGCACTACAGCGGCAAGAAGCCGCTCTTCTCCCGCCACCAGCTCGAAGAGCAGATCGACCGCGTCTACGGCCGCAAGGTGGGCCTGCCCAGCGGCGGGGCCCTGGTGCTGGACCAGACCGAGGCCCTGGTGGCCATCGACGTGAACAGCGGCAAGACCTCCGGCGACGGCGTGGAGGACATGGCCTTCAAGACCAACATGGAGGCGGCCGAGGAAGTGGCCCGGCAGCTGCGCCTGCGTGATCTGGCCGGCCTCATCGCCATCGATTTCATCGACATGAAGCGCGAGTCCCACATCCGCTCCGTGCAGGACAAGCTGGTGGACTGCCTCAAGGCCGACAAGGCCCGCATGGAGGTTGGGAAGATCAACCGCTTCGGCGTGCTGGTCATGACCCGTCAGCGCATCCGCCCCAGCCTGCAGCACGTGAACCACGAGAGCTGCCCCACCTGCGCGGGCACCGGCAAGGTGAAGACCATCGAGGCCATGGCGCTCTCCGTGGTGCGCAAGCTGCACGGGATCCTGGCCAAGGGTGGCATCGGCGAGATCCGCGTGAAGCTGGCCCCGGCCATCGCCGCCGCGGTGCTGAACGAGAAACGCAGTGACCTGACGCTGATGGAGGAGGAGAGCGACGCCAAGATCCTCATCCAGGCCGACTGGTCCATGAGCTACGGCGAGATGTCGGCGGAGATCGAGCGGGCGGAAGAGGCCCCGGTCGAGAAGCCCGCGCCCAAGCCGCATCGCGAGAAGGGCGCTCCCGAGGACGAGACCGTGGTCCTGGGCGGTGACAGCCCCATCTCCTTCGAGAAGGCCCTGGGCCTCCATGGCGATGGCCCGAAGGATGCCAAGAAGGAGGCCTTCAAGTACGATCGCCGCGACCTGCAGCGGGCCGCCCTGGATGAGCGGGAGCGCCTCCGCGCCCTGTTCGAGAGCGCCAAGCCCGAGGACGATGAGATGGAAGACGGCCCCGAGGAACCCGGAGACGAGTCCAAGGGCGATGGCACCAAGCGCAAGCGCCGGCGCCGGCGCCGCAAGGGCGGGGCGGACCGGGGCGAAGGAGCCACGCAGGCTGGATCCCCCGAAGGGGCCAGGCCCGTCGTGACTGAGCCCATGCCCGAGCCCCCCAAGGCCACCCCAGGCCTGGTGGCCAGCTTGCTGACGCCGAGCCCCCGGCCCCGGATTGGCGCTGCTCCCCAGGTCGCCGAGGCCGCCGTGGCGGAAGCCCCCAAGCCCAAGCGCACGCCCAGGGCCAAGGTGAGCTCGGCTCCCGAGCCCGCGGCAGCTCCCACTCCCGTGCCCGAGCCGATTCCTGAGCCGGCGGCCCCTGTGAAGAAGAAGGCTGCCCCGAAAGCCAAGGCCTCCGCCAAGTCCCCCGCGAAGAAGGAGAAGGCAGAGAAGGAGAAGGCCGAAAAGCCCGCCGAGACGGCCCCCAAGCCCAAGGCGACCCGCGCGAAGAAGGCCAAAGCCGAGTAG
- a CDS encoding ZIP family metal transporter yields MSIFWIAPLASLATLLGGWGVVRFLQGRAQFMRLLSGVAAGYLLSLTVARIIPECLEAKGGELNAYWVLAGYLLVHVMEHGITLHFHYGEETHTDGSPLSGVLALVGLSLHSLMDGVAIAAALATHSNLGPLVVLGILLHRIPEGGTIASIFLVRGFGNRAAMLAAGTLALAAMLGSAGQSLLNLPTGPVLGLTAGLALYVASSDLLPEVQKVSGLRSTIALLSGVGIFLLSSRLLPHQH; encoded by the coding sequence ATGTCCATCTTCTGGATTGCACCTCTCGCCTCCCTGGCCACCCTTCTGGGTGGCTGGGGAGTGGTGCGCTTCCTCCAGGGCCGGGCGCAGTTCATGCGCCTGCTATCGGGCGTGGCGGCGGGGTACCTGCTGTCGCTGACCGTGGCCCGCATCATCCCCGAATGCCTGGAAGCCAAGGGTGGGGAGCTCAACGCCTACTGGGTGCTGGCGGGCTACCTGCTGGTGCACGTCATGGAGCACGGCATCACGCTCCATTTCCACTACGGGGAGGAGACCCATACGGACGGATCGCCGCTCAGCGGCGTACTGGCCCTGGTCGGCCTGTCGCTGCACAGCCTCATGGATGGCGTGGCCATCGCTGCGGCCCTGGCGACGCATAGCAACCTCGGTCCCCTGGTCGTGCTGGGCATCCTCCTCCACCGCATCCCGGAGGGCGGAACCATCGCCTCCATCTTCCTGGTGCGGGGCTTCGGGAACCGCGCGGCGATGCTGGCCGCGGGCACGCTGGCCCTGGCGGCCATGCTGGGATCGGCCGGACAATCGCTGCTCAACCTGCCGACCGGTCCGGTCCTCGGACTGACGGCAGGACTGGCCCTCTACGTGGCGAGCTCGGACCTGCTGCCCGAGGTCCAGAAGGTCTCGGGCCTCCGCAGCACGATCGCCCTGCTGTCGGGAGTGGGGATCTTCCTCCTCAGCTCGCGGCTGCTGCCGCACCAGCACTGA
- a CDS encoding LPS-assembly protein LptD — MRRLGRKSRGLLLGALPALLAAQGLPPAPVIPPLDAPTPAELLPLRPFRIERGPGNSRVPFDWRGDRVREVGDVWILEQGAIQAEGLLLLADRIEYRIPEGRLIAEGHIRLEGPDLRLRGERLQMDWGLRSGEAWALQMDLPPSWTLRSGHVAFATLRTWSFDEVELSPCPEEKPGWTAKLTSLKVDLDGFATLWNARVLLGSVPIFYLPYALYPAQAERTSGLLPPRLGLSSSFGSTVGLSYFQVLGDSVDTTFSPEYLSKEGMLWGGELRWRPDLTHQGSLSGETIHQRSLDTHRYRYNLKEVWQREDGWQLTADVNQASDNFVDADFGKGLGSLGATSFDSALYLGRSFTFGSLSLSAAEQRSFFFTKDQGDPFYSAQFPASLRRQTLPQGEFRFFPVPLLGQLYVDGGVRLGRFAYRIEGSSSVPDQSYAWDRQDANTRVHGRLGQWGPFRADFELLGRATHYSSTLSSAVFDPAGGADGTVVDPATSPFQVDGVPATRLLLSSHLRLSGPQVGRSYKEVSVLGYEGELKHVAEPYFGFTETSRYGDAGLLPRFDTVDSFPGVNDSASGERSFEVGLKQHLLGRSGLGSGFADLARLRVATRYHATPIILSDGRYKKGWSSLDTDLDVEPDDRWRISLRRSSDIGAGGSDNALSVDVKARDGGRFNLAYFSTGINRFLVRQQGLQFGGLQRLWDDRVRLEFSANYDFRNHGFASSQVALAYVQPCVAYVLKYSHVALNTALVSGGREDRVDLTLTLRGLGDLFSFRR; from the coding sequence ATGCGCCGTCTCGGGAGGAAAAGCAGAGGCCTGTTGCTGGGCGCCCTGCCGGCCCTCCTGGCGGCGCAGGGATTGCCGCCGGCCCCGGTCATCCCGCCCCTGGACGCGCCGACGCCGGCAGAGCTGCTCCCGCTCCGTCCCTTCCGCATCGAGCGGGGCCCCGGCAATTCCCGTGTGCCCTTCGACTGGCGGGGTGACCGGGTCCGGGAAGTGGGCGATGTCTGGATCCTCGAACAGGGGGCCATCCAGGCGGAAGGCCTGCTCCTCCTGGCCGACCGCATCGAATACCGCATCCCCGAGGGCCGGCTCATCGCCGAGGGGCACATCCGCCTGGAGGGCCCTGACCTGCGCCTGCGCGGGGAGCGCCTGCAGATGGACTGGGGCCTCCGCTCGGGCGAGGCCTGGGCCCTGCAGATGGACCTGCCCCCCTCCTGGACCCTCAGGTCTGGCCATGTGGCCTTCGCCACCCTGCGCACCTGGTCCTTCGACGAGGTGGAGCTGAGTCCCTGCCCCGAGGAGAAACCAGGTTGGACGGCCAAGCTCACCAGCCTGAAGGTGGATCTCGACGGTTTCGCCACGCTCTGGAACGCCCGGGTCCTGCTGGGTTCCGTGCCCATCTTCTACCTGCCCTACGCCCTCTATCCGGCCCAGGCGGAACGCACGTCGGGGCTGCTCCCTCCGCGCCTGGGGCTGTCCAGCTCCTTCGGCTCCACCGTGGGGCTCTCCTACTTCCAGGTGCTGGGCGATTCCGTGGATACGACCTTCTCGCCGGAGTACCTGAGCAAGGAGGGCATGCTCTGGGGCGGGGAGCTCCGATGGCGTCCGGACCTGACCCACCAGGGCAGCTTGTCCGGGGAGACCATCCACCAGCGGAGCCTCGACACCCATCGCTACCGCTACAACCTGAAGGAGGTCTGGCAGCGCGAGGACGGCTGGCAGCTGACGGCGGACGTGAACCAGGCCTCGGACAACTTCGTGGATGCCGATTTCGGGAAGGGCCTCGGTTCCCTCGGCGCCACCAGCTTCGACTCGGCCCTGTATCTCGGGCGCAGCTTCACCTTCGGCAGCCTCAGCCTCTCCGCCGCGGAACAGCGCAGCTTCTTCTTCACCAAGGACCAGGGCGACCCCTTCTACAGCGCCCAGTTCCCGGCCTCCCTCCGGCGGCAGACCCTCCCCCAGGGCGAGTTCCGGTTCTTCCCGGTACCTCTCCTCGGGCAGCTGTACGTGGATGGGGGGGTGCGGCTGGGCCGCTTCGCCTACCGCATCGAGGGCAGCTCCTCCGTGCCCGACCAGAGCTACGCCTGGGATCGCCAGGACGCCAACACCCGCGTGCATGGACGGCTGGGGCAGTGGGGGCCGTTCCGGGCCGACTTCGAGCTCCTGGGGCGGGCCACCCACTACAGCTCCACGCTGTCCTCCGCCGTGTTCGATCCGGCGGGCGGGGCCGACGGCACCGTGGTGGACCCGGCCACCAGCCCCTTCCAGGTGGATGGCGTCCCGGCGACGCGGCTCCTGCTGTCCAGCCACCTGCGGCTGTCGGGGCCCCAGGTCGGCCGCAGCTATAAGGAGGTCTCCGTCCTGGGCTACGAGGGTGAGCTCAAGCACGTGGCCGAGCCCTATTTCGGATTCACCGAGACCAGCCGCTATGGCGACGCCGGGCTGCTGCCCAGGTTCGATACGGTGGACTCCTTCCCCGGCGTCAACGACAGCGCCTCCGGTGAGCGGAGCTTCGAGGTGGGGCTCAAGCAGCACCTCCTGGGGCGTTCCGGCCTGGGATCCGGGTTCGCGGACCTGGCCCGGCTGCGGGTGGCCACGCGGTACCACGCAACCCCGATCATCCTCAGCGACGGCCGCTACAAGAAGGGCTGGTCCTCCCTGGATACCGACCTGGACGTGGAACCGGACGATCGCTGGCGCATCAGCCTGCGCCGCTCCTCGGACATCGGGGCCGGGGGTTCCGACAACGCCCTCAGCGTGGACGTGAAGGCGAGGGACGGTGGCCGCTTCAACCTGGCCTACTTCTCCACCGGCATCAACCGGTTCCTGGTCCGCCAGCAGGGCCTCCAGTTCGGCGGCCTGCAGCGGCTCTGGGATGACCGGGTCCGTCTGGAGTTCAGCGCCAACTATGACTTCCGGAACCACGGCTTCGCCTCCAGCCAGGTGGCCCTGGCCTACGTCCAGCCCTGTGTGGCCTATGTCCTGAAATACAGCCATGTGGCCTTGAACACGGCCCTGGTGTCGGGGGGGCGTGAAGATCGCGTGGACCTGACCCTGACGCTGAGGGGGCTGGGCGACCTGTTCAGTTTCCGGCGCTGA
- a CDS encoding GGDEF domain-containing protein, protein MNLLVISRHDDLVERLRMAFEGAGHRILQAADPLEALAQDAWGEAQVLLVDSGGDPMDGYRLCRLLRGEARVLFHNLPIFLILDHAPTEQDLRALQEAQADGFLASGHTIQQLLNHLGPVLAGSTSREEGQRLPVLAVGFQSSLAQKARDMLHHYGMEVHSPPVRNAVEAQRALKAPVLLLGLSSGGVEGALAVLSQLREQGRLPYTILVGQMKNEADQRRLLLAGISDWVPLPLPAPRLVHACKRAVEWMHARRIQTEYESAIHDLRERRSMLEIEAASLRNEVLTDPLTELLNRRAFDQNLDHAVRQWERHRRAFVLVLGDVDHFKLINDRFGHPVGDEVLRQLAGRIRSALRKSDLAFRIGGEEFAVLLTETSLKAGADVANKLRRRIDEDPIVLPGGQTIFPTMSFGVGGPGAPTISALMAQVDKALYQAKSLGRNRVVVSGEGDLPPRIVSAGN, encoded by the coding sequence ATGAACCTGCTGGTCATCTCCCGCCATGACGACCTCGTCGAACGCCTGAGGATGGCGTTCGAAGGCGCAGGCCATCGCATCCTGCAGGCCGCCGATCCCCTCGAAGCTCTCGCCCAGGACGCCTGGGGGGAGGCTCAGGTCCTCCTCGTCGACTCCGGTGGCGACCCCATGGATGGCTACCGCCTCTGTCGGCTCCTGCGGGGTGAGGCCCGGGTCCTCTTCCACAACCTTCCCATCTTCCTGATCCTCGATCATGCCCCGACGGAACAGGATCTCAGGGCCCTGCAGGAAGCCCAGGCCGACGGCTTCCTCGCCTCTGGACACACCATCCAGCAGCTGCTCAACCACCTCGGTCCCGTGCTGGCGGGCAGCACCTCCCGCGAGGAGGGGCAGCGCCTCCCGGTTCTGGCGGTGGGCTTTCAGTCCTCCCTCGCCCAGAAGGCCAGGGACATGCTCCACCACTACGGCATGGAGGTGCATTCCCCGCCCGTCCGCAATGCCGTGGAAGCCCAGCGTGCGCTGAAGGCGCCCGTGCTCCTGCTGGGCCTCTCCTCCGGGGGGGTGGAGGGCGCCCTGGCGGTGCTGTCCCAGCTCAGGGAGCAGGGCCGGCTGCCCTACACGATCCTGGTGGGCCAGATGAAGAACGAGGCCGATCAGCGCCGCCTGCTGCTGGCGGGCATCTCGGACTGGGTGCCGCTCCCCCTTCCGGCACCCCGGCTGGTCCACGCCTGCAAGCGGGCCGTCGAGTGGATGCACGCCCGCCGCATCCAGACCGAGTACGAATCGGCCATCCACGATCTGCGGGAACGGCGCAGCATGCTGGAGATCGAGGCGGCCTCCCTGCGGAACGAAGTGCTGACCGATCCGCTGACGGAGCTGCTCAACCGCAGGGCCTTCGACCAGAACCTCGACCACGCGGTCCGGCAGTGGGAACGGCACCGGCGCGCCTTCGTCCTCGTCCTCGGCGACGTGGACCACTTCAAGCTGATCAACGACCGCTTCGGCCACCCGGTCGGCGACGAGGTCCTCCGGCAGCTGGCGGGACGCATCCGTTCCGCGCTCCGCAAATCCGACCTCGCCTTCCGCATCGGCGGCGAGGAGTTCGCCGTGCTGCTGACGGAAACCAGCCTCAAGGCCGGTGCGGACGTGGCCAACAAGCTGCGGCGCCGCATCGACGAGGACCCCATCGTGCTGCCCGGGGGCCAGACCATCTTCCCCACCATGAGCTTCGGCGTGGGCGGGCCCGGTGCGCCCACCATCAGCGCCCTGATGGCCCAGGTGGACAAGGCGCTCTACCAGGCCAAGAGCCTGGGACGGAACCGCGTCGTGGTGTCCGGAGAGGGCGATCTCCCGCCCCGGATCGTCAGCGCCGGAAACTGA
- the alr gene encoding alanine racemase translates to MNEQHLEPLIRHPEGRALRAEVDLGRIGRNLERIRTAAGGREVWGVVKANAYGHGAVPVGRALAAAGAHGLAVSSLEEGLELRQGGIGCPVLVLGGLRPEALPAASSEGLTIAVVGPEHLAEYARILPSHPVRLHLKLDTGMGRFGLLPSELGDCLAALRQLAPWIDGAMGHFATADDADLGFALRQRRVFEGCLAQLVDAGIHPVQRHHGNSDACLRNLLDQDTHLRPGLALFGLTTLPEGRQLGLEPALALVAEVARVKTVPAGTTVGYGRTFVAPQPMQIATLACGYADGYRRDLGNRGVVGFAGQTFPVVGRVSMDYLTVALPLGTQVAPGDPMTLFSADPAAPHSLERLSQVLGTIPYELTCALHRRISRRYFP, encoded by the coding sequence GTGAATGAGCAGCACCTCGAACCCCTGATCCGGCATCCCGAGGGCCGGGCCCTCCGGGCGGAAGTGGACCTGGGCCGCATCGGGCGGAACCTGGAGCGCATCCGCACCGCCGCCGGGGGCCGGGAGGTCTGGGGCGTGGTGAAGGCCAATGCCTACGGCCATGGCGCCGTACCCGTCGGCCGGGCCCTGGCCGCGGCCGGGGCCCACGGTCTGGCGGTCTCCAGCCTCGAGGAGGGCCTGGAACTGCGCCAGGGCGGCATCGGCTGTCCCGTCCTCGTGCTGGGTGGCCTCCGCCCGGAAGCCCTCCCCGCCGCCAGCTCGGAGGGCCTGACCATCGCCGTCGTCGGGCCCGAGCACCTGGCGGAGTACGCGCGGATCCTGCCCAGCCACCCGGTTCGGCTGCACTTGAAGCTGGACACGGGCATGGGCCGCTTCGGCCTGCTGCCTTCCGAGCTGGGGGACTGCCTGGCGGCCCTGCGGCAGCTGGCCCCCTGGATCGATGGTGCCATGGGGCACTTCGCCACGGCCGACGACGCCGACCTGGGCTTCGCCCTCCGGCAGCGCCGGGTGTTCGAAGGCTGCCTCGCCCAGCTGGTGGACGCCGGCATCCACCCGGTGCAGCGCCACCACGGCAACAGTGATGCCTGCCTCCGGAACCTCCTGGACCAGGACACCCACCTCCGGCCCGGGCTGGCCCTCTTCGGTCTCACGACCCTGCCGGAAGGCCGACAACTGGGACTGGAGCCCGCCCTGGCCCTGGTGGCCGAGGTGGCCCGTGTCAAGACCGTTCCGGCCGGAACCACGGTGGGTTATGGCCGCACCTTCGTGGCGCCACAGCCCATGCAGATCGCCACGCTGGCCTGCGGCTATGCTGACGGCTACCGGCGGGACCTGGGGAACCGCGGGGTCGTCGGCTTCGCCGGCCAGACCTTCCCGGTGGTGGGCCGCGTGTCCATGGACTACCTGACGGTGGCCCTGCCCCTGGGCACTCAGGTGGCCCCGGGGGATCCCATGACTCTCTTCAGCGCCGATCCGGCGGCGCCGCACAGCCTCGAGCGGCTGTCACAGGTCCTCGGCACCATCCCCTACGAGCTGACCTGTGCCCTCCATCGCCGGATCTCCCGCCGTTATTTTCCTTAA
- the trxB gene encoding thioredoxin-disulfide reductase, with protein sequence MNHHKVIVIGTGPAGYTAALYTSRANLAPLVFEGVQPGGQLTITTEVENFPGFRKGIDGPALMEEMREQVLRFGTTIKSETVLKADLQSRPFRLTTDKGEYTADAVIIATGASAMWLGIDKDEQLSRSGGGVSACATCDGFFFRGKEIAVVGGGDTALEEATFLTKFATKVHLIHRRDKLRASKTMQERAFKNEKIQPLWNKVVLDVVTATHETPMGEKVEKIRALKLKDTVDGSESELPVEGLFVAIGHRPNTSLFQGQLPMDETGYLVVEKGSSRTSIPGVFACGDVQDHTYRQAITAAGSGCMAAIDAERWLAEQGLAE encoded by the coding sequence GTGAACCACCATAAAGTCATCGTGATCGGTACGGGTCCCGCCGGGTACACCGCCGCCCTCTACACCTCGCGAGCCAACCTGGCACCCCTCGTGTTCGAGGGAGTCCAGCCCGGCGGCCAGCTCACCATCACCACCGAGGTCGAGAATTTCCCCGGCTTCCGCAAGGGCATCGACGGCCCGGCCCTGATGGAGGAGATGCGGGAGCAGGTGCTCCGCTTCGGTACCACCATCAAGTCCGAGACGGTGCTCAAGGCCGACCTCCAAAGCCGTCCCTTCCGCCTCACCACGGACAAGGGCGAATACACCGCGGATGCCGTCATCATCGCCACCGGGGCGTCGGCCATGTGGCTGGGCATCGACAAGGACGAGCAGCTCTCCCGCTCCGGCGGCGGCGTCAGCGCCTGCGCCACCTGCGACGGCTTCTTCTTCCGCGGCAAGGAGATCGCCGTGGTGGGCGGCGGCGATACCGCCCTGGAGGAGGCCACCTTCCTCACCAAGTTCGCCACCAAGGTCCACCTCATCCACCGCCGGGACAAGCTCCGCGCCTCCAAGACCATGCAGGAGCGCGCCTTCAAGAACGAGAAGATCCAGCCCCTCTGGAACAAGGTCGTGCTGGACGTGGTCACGGCCACCCACGAAACGCCCATGGGCGAGAAGGTGGAGAAGATCCGCGCCCTGAAGCTCAAAGACACGGTGGATGGCAGCGAGTCCGAGCTGCCCGTGGAAGGTCTGTTCGTGGCCATCGGCCACCGGCCCAACACCAGCCTCTTCCAGGGCCAGCTGCCCATGGACGAGACCGGCTACCTCGTGGTGGAGAAGGGCTCCAGCCGGACCTCCATTCCCGGCGTCTTCGCCTGCGGCGACGTGCAGGACCACACCTATCGCCAGGCCATCACCGCCGCCGGCAGCGGCTGCATGGCTGCCATCGACGCCGAACGCTGGCTCGCGGAACAGGGTCTTGCCGAATGA
- the kdsB gene encoding 3-deoxy-manno-octulosonate cytidylyltransferase — protein MRTLAVLPSRFQASRFPGKPLALIAGRPMIQWVFEAAHRARGVDRVVVATDDDRIAAAVRGFGGEALMTDPALPSGTDRAAAALASLGEDFDCILNIQGDEPAMHPDTVAAVVALMQAQPDLPIATAACPFAHPDELYNPNAVKVVVDDRQRALYFSRSPIPYLRNGSVFEPDFRPWMQPGQLSHFRRHLGLYAYRPEALRAFTQLPPHPLEQLEMLEQLRALAAGMAIGVADTPHLSLGVDVPADVPAAEALLRERGLAR, from the coding sequence ATGCGCACCCTCGCCGTCCTGCCCTCCCGCTTCCAGGCTTCCCGGTTTCCCGGCAAGCCCCTCGCCCTCATCGCCGGAAGGCCCATGATCCAGTGGGTTTTCGAGGCGGCCCACCGGGCCCGGGGCGTCGACCGGGTCGTGGTCGCCACGGATGACGATCGCATCGCGGCCGCCGTGAGGGGCTTCGGAGGCGAGGCCCTCATGACGGACCCCGCCCTGCCCTCCGGCACGGACCGCGCCGCCGCAGCCCTGGCATCCCTGGGGGAGGACTTTGATTGCATTCTCAACATCCAGGGGGACGAGCCGGCCATGCATCCCGACACGGTGGCGGCCGTGGTCGCCCTGATGCAGGCCCAGCCGGACCTCCCCATCGCCACCGCCGCCTGCCCCTTCGCCCACCCTGACGAGCTCTACAACCCGAACGCCGTGAAGGTGGTGGTGGATGACCGCCAGCGGGCCCTCTACTTCAGCCGCAGCCCCATCCCCTACCTGCGGAACGGTTCCGTCTTCGAGCCGGATTTCCGGCCCTGGATGCAGCCCGGGCAGCTGAGCCATTTCCGGCGCCACCTCGGCCTCTACGCGTATCGGCCCGAGGCCCTGCGCGCCTTCACGCAGCTCCCGCCGCACCCCCTCGAGCAGCTGGAGATGCTGGAACAGCTGCGGGCGCTGGCCGCGGGCATGGCCATCGGCGTGGCCGACACGCCCCACCTGAGCCTGGGCGTGGATGTGCCGGCGGACGTGCCTGCAGCCGAGGCCCTGCTTCGGGAGCGGGGACTGGCGCGGTAG